One Mobula birostris isolate sMobBir1 chromosome 4, sMobBir1.hap1, whole genome shotgun sequence DNA window includes the following coding sequences:
- the LOC140196958 gene encoding neurotrypsin-like, whose protein sequence is MPPAFGPSRNHSTVKEANIPSPGNLDGCRNFITQCQLISQDQPVLFGHDAQKWTDVVNLLDAPPLNQFNALREQGYTAAQSFRHFLAELRRITALSLRVDHWHLRLAAGEGRCDGRVEVYHSGVWGRVTDDLWDFKDADVVCRQLKCGSAVNVYNHGKYGIGKGPVIMSNVSCIGDLRLVAGFDNCSGRIEVFFSGTWGTVCDDSWDRHDAAVVCRQLNCGDPVLASGGMLFPLGNGTILMDEVKCKGSENFLSDCQFSILHRHDCGHKETVGVICSDHQSHIPTFTNLRAFIYAIPFILGSLLVIVSLYLIKSQRRQFQNGDKKSRPSAHKLAEPFYEEIAIQETGPGVGDFQSISSAEKLEYCLVGDLHGDQNEDMEESPLPLDENFGEELDDIE, encoded by the exons ATGCCTCCTGCTTTCGGACCATCACGGAATCACTCGACTGTGAAAGAAGCCAATATTCCATCACCGGGGAATCTCGATGGCTGCCGGAACTTCATTACCCAATGCCAGCTGATATCCCAAGACCAGCCTGTACTTTTTGGTCATGATGCACAGAAATGGACGGACGTGGTCAATCTCCTAGATGCACCTCCACTCAACCAGTTCAACGCCTTACGGGAGCAAGGTTACACTGCAGCCCAATCGTTCCGGCATTTCCTCGCAGAGTTACGGAGGATTACTGCCCTATCATTACGTG TGGATCACTGGCATTTGCGGCTGGCTGCTGGAGAGGGCCGATGCGATGGTCGAGTGGAGGTTTATCACAGCGGCGTCTGGGGCAGAGTGACTGACGATTTGTGGGATTTCAAAGACGCAGATGTGGTATGCAGACAGCTGAAGTGCGGCTCCGCAGTAAATGTTTACAACCACGGGAAGTATGGAATCGGGAAAGGGCCTGTGATAATGAGCAACGTCAGTTGTATTGGAG ACCTGCGGCTCGTGGCGGGGTTCGATAATTGCTCCGGCAGAATTGAAGTTTTCTTCAGTGGGACATGGGGAACGGTCTGTGACGATTCATGGGACAGACACGATGCTGCTGTCGTCTGTCGCCAACTAAACTGTGGGGATCCAGTCCTGGCTTCCGGGGGGATGCTATTCCCCCTTGGAAACGGCACTATTTTGATGGACGAGGTCAAATGCAAAGGGAGTGAGAATTTTCTGTCGGATTGCCAATTTTCTATATTGCATCGTCATGACTGTGGGCACAAAGAAACCGTCGGAGTGATATGTTCTG ATCACCAGTCACATATTCCTACTTTTACAAATCTGAGAGCCTTCATTTACGCCATCCCTTTCATTCTTGGTTCTCTTCTGGTCATCGTTTCTCTCTACCTGATCAAAAGCCAACGAAGACAGTTCCAGAATG GCGATAAGAAGTCACGGCCTTCTGCACACAAGCTTGCTGAGCCGTTTTATGAGGAGATCGCCATTCAGGAGACAGGGCCTGGAGTCG GAGATTTCCAATCCATCAGCTCAGCAGAGAAATTAGAATATTGTCTGGTCGGTGATTTGCATGGCGACCAAAATGAAGACATGGAAG